From one Agrobacterium fabrum str. C58 genomic stretch:
- a CDS encoding acyl-CoA synthetase, which produces MTMQSAVQHPAGGVAPSTTRVMNLSHFLTQAARRNPDHIGFVWGEKTWSWAQMEARVDAMAHALETEFGVRKGDRILVQSSNNNQMFESMFACFRVGAVWVPTNYRQSPDEVAYLAKASGARGMICASAFPDHAKASHEASTIDFSIAIGTAEFGEDYDAIVARHMGRKVKSQAVDRDDPCWFFFTSGTTGRPKAAVLTHGQMAFVITNHLCDLMPGTGPDDASIVVAPLSHGAGIHQLVQVAHGAKTVLPAAEKLDVPAVWALIEKWRITNAFTVPTILKMLVEDPSVDRFDHSSLRYVIYAGAPMYRADQKRALAKLGPVLVQYFGLGEVTGNITVLPPSFHNAEDGPETRVGTCGFDRTGMEVQIQNDAAEEVGAGETGEICVIGPAVFAGYYDNPEANAKAFRNGWFRTGDLGHRDENGFLYITGRASDMYISGGSNIYPREIEEKILMHPDISETAVLGVPDAVWGEVGVAVCVAREGADIAAIDLKAYLEGKMARYKLPKSVVFWDAMPKSAYGKITKKMIREELEKRGQMPAFEEKRTG; this is translated from the coding sequence ATGACGATGCAAAGTGCCGTGCAGCATCCCGCGGGCGGGGTTGCGCCCTCCACCACGCGGGTGATGAACCTCTCGCATTTCCTGACGCAGGCGGCACGCCGCAACCCGGACCATATCGGTTTCGTCTGGGGTGAAAAGACTTGGAGCTGGGCTCAAATGGAAGCCCGCGTCGACGCCATGGCCCATGCGCTGGAGACTGAATTCGGCGTCAGAAAGGGGGATCGCATTCTGGTGCAGTCCTCCAACAACAACCAGATGTTCGAATCCATGTTCGCATGCTTCCGCGTGGGTGCGGTGTGGGTGCCGACCAATTACCGTCAATCGCCCGATGAAGTTGCCTATCTGGCGAAGGCAAGCGGCGCACGCGGCATGATTTGCGCCAGTGCTTTTCCCGATCATGCAAAAGCCAGCCATGAGGCAAGCACGATCGATTTCAGCATTGCCATCGGCACGGCTGAGTTCGGTGAGGATTACGATGCCATCGTGGCCCGTCATATGGGGCGCAAAGTCAAAAGCCAGGCAGTGGATCGGGATGACCCGTGTTGGTTCTTCTTCACCTCAGGCACCACCGGCCGGCCCAAGGCTGCAGTGCTTACCCATGGCCAGATGGCGTTCGTCATCACCAACCATCTCTGCGATCTGATGCCCGGCACCGGACCGGACGACGCCTCCATCGTCGTTGCCCCGCTTTCACACGGTGCGGGCATTCACCAGCTGGTGCAGGTGGCGCATGGCGCGAAAACCGTGCTGCCGGCGGCGGAAAAGCTCGATGTGCCCGCCGTCTGGGCGCTGATCGAAAAATGGCGTATCACCAACGCCTTCACTGTACCGACCATCCTTAAAATGCTCGTCGAAGACCCCTCTGTGGATCGTTTCGATCACTCCTCACTGCGCTATGTCATCTATGCTGGCGCGCCGATGTATCGCGCGGACCAGAAACGGGCGCTTGCAAAGCTCGGCCCGGTGCTGGTGCAATATTTTGGGCTGGGTGAAGTCACCGGGAACATCACCGTGCTGCCGCCTTCTTTTCACAACGCCGAGGACGGTCCGGAAACCCGGGTCGGCACCTGCGGCTTCGACCGTACCGGCATGGAAGTGCAGATCCAGAACGATGCGGCCGAGGAGGTTGGCGCCGGTGAAACCGGTGAAATCTGTGTAATCGGTCCCGCTGTTTTTGCGGGCTATTACGATAATCCCGAGGCCAATGCCAAAGCCTTCCGCAATGGCTGGTTCCGCACCGGAGATCTCGGCCATCGCGATGAGAACGGCTTCCTCTACATCACCGGGCGCGCCTCCGACATGTATATTTCCGGCGGCTCGAACATCTATCCGCGTGAAATCGAGGAAAAAATCCTCATGCATCCGGATATCAGCGAGACTGCGGTTCTGGGTGTGCCGGACGCGGTGTGGGGCGAGGTCGGTGTGGCCGTGTGCGTGGCCCGCGAGGGCGCGGATATCGCCGCCATCGATCTGAAGGCCTATCTGGAAGGCAAGATGGCCCGCTACAAGCTGCCGAAATCAGTGGTGTTCTGGGATGCCATGCCGAAATCCGCCTATGGCAAGATCACCAAGAAAATGATCCGCGAGGAACTGGAGAAACGCGGTCAGATGCCGGCTTTCGAAGAAAAGCGGACAGGCTGA
- a CDS encoding SDR family NAD(P)-dependent oxidoreductase produces the protein MTHEKTGTKGAVAITGGASGIGFSTAQLLMARGWQPWLLDLKREALDIACEKLGIDLWRGIVCDVADEASIEMAFAALTANGADHAVDLVAVVNSAGIGIDKLSVDTSVEEFRRIVDVNLVGSFAVARAAARYWLERDVAGSIVNISSVSGMCGNRGRSAYGASKGGVNLLTMVMANELGQSGIRVNAIAPGPVDTPLTQAVHTENVRDQWHSRVPMHRYGRTDEIASAVAFLVSDDASYINGQVLAVDGGFITAGLAV, from the coding sequence ATGACACATGAGAAAACAGGGACAAAAGGGGCCGTCGCGATCACCGGCGGTGCATCCGGCATCGGTTTCTCCACTGCGCAGCTCCTGATGGCGCGCGGCTGGCAGCCATGGTTGCTGGATCTCAAGCGCGAGGCGCTGGATATAGCCTGCGAAAAACTCGGTATCGATCTCTGGCGCGGCATAGTCTGCGATGTTGCGGACGAGGCATCGATAGAGATGGCTTTCGCCGCCCTGACGGCTAACGGTGCCGATCATGCGGTTGATCTGGTCGCCGTCGTCAACAGCGCCGGCATCGGTATCGACAAGCTGTCCGTCGACACAAGCGTCGAAGAATTTCGCCGTATCGTTGATGTCAATCTCGTCGGCAGCTTCGCGGTAGCGCGCGCTGCCGCACGTTACTGGCTAGAGCGCGATGTTGCCGGCTCGATCGTGAATATCAGTTCTGTTTCCGGCATGTGTGGAAATCGTGGCCGCAGCGCCTATGGCGCTTCGAAAGGCGGCGTCAATCTTCTGACGATGGTAATGGCAAACGAGCTGGGGCAATCAGGCATTCGTGTCAATGCAATTGCTCCCGGTCCGGTCGATACCCCCCTCACCCAGGCAGTTCATACTGAAAATGTTCGCGACCAATGGCATAGCCGCGTTCCGATGCATCGCTATGGCAGGACGGACGAGATCGCCTCTGCCGTGGCTTTCCTCGTGTCGGATGACGCAAGCTACATCAACGGACAGGTGCTTGCCGTGGATGGGGGCTTCATTACCGCGGGGCTTGCGGTATGA
- a CDS encoding acetyl-CoA acetyltransferase, which yields MSKAQIVGWAHSPFGKSALENTEQLMASVVAPAIDHAGVDVSDIDGIFVGVMNNGFSKQDFQGALVAMGDERLAYTPAVRFENACSTGSAALYSAMDFIEAGRGRIALVVGAEKMTALPTADVGEILLSACYRAEEANIPGGFAGQFGRIAQAYFQRYGDRSEELAMIAAKNHANGAVNPYAHMRKDFGFDFCNTASDKNPYVAGPLRRTDCSLISDGAAAIILADEETAATLNRAIGFRGRKHVNDIMALTRRDPLAFEGARRAWAGSLELAGATLDDLSFVETHDCFTIAELIEYEAMGLAKPGEGYRVVQDGTALKTGRLPINPSGGLKSKGHPVGATGVSMHVMAAMQLMGEAGDMQIPNSSLAGVFNMGGTAVANYVSIMERVK from the coding sequence GTCGTGGCGCCGGCCATAGACCATGCGGGCGTCGATGTCAGCGATATCGACGGCATTTTCGTCGGCGTGATGAACAATGGCTTCTCGAAACAGGATTTTCAGGGCGCCCTGGTAGCGATGGGAGATGAGCGCCTCGCCTATACGCCCGCAGTGCGTTTCGAAAATGCCTGCTCAACAGGATCGGCCGCCCTCTACAGCGCCATGGACTTCATCGAAGCCGGGCGCGGCCGCATCGCACTCGTTGTCGGCGCCGAAAAAATGACGGCGCTGCCGACCGCAGATGTGGGCGAAATCCTGCTCTCCGCCTGTTACCGTGCGGAGGAGGCCAATATTCCCGGCGGGTTTGCCGGCCAGTTCGGCCGCATCGCACAGGCGTATTTTCAACGTTATGGCGACCGCTCGGAAGAGCTGGCGATGATTGCCGCAAAGAACCACGCCAATGGCGCGGTCAATCCCTATGCCCATATGCGCAAGGATTTCGGCTTCGATTTCTGCAATACGGCTTCCGACAAGAACCCCTACGTCGCAGGCCCGCTGCGCCGCACCGACTGCTCGCTGATTTCTGATGGCGCTGCCGCGATCATTTTGGCCGACGAAGAAACGGCAGCCACACTCAACCGCGCCATCGGCTTCCGGGGCCGCAAGCATGTCAACGACATCATGGCATTGACCCGTCGCGATCCGTTGGCCTTCGAAGGCGCGCGCCGCGCCTGGGCCGGCTCGCTGGAACTTGCCGGCGCAACGCTCGACGACCTCTCTTTCGTTGAAACGCACGACTGCTTCACCATTGCCGAACTTATCGAATATGAGGCCATGGGGCTTGCTAAGCCCGGTGAAGGATATCGCGTTGTCCAGGATGGAACGGCACTGAAGACCGGACGCCTGCCAATCAACCCATCGGGTGGATTGAAATCGAAAGGTCATCCCGTCGGAGCGACCGGCGTTTCCATGCATGTCATGGCGGCGATGCAATTGATGGGCGAAGCAGGCGACATGCAAATTCCCAATTCCTCGCTGGCTGGCGTGTTCAACATGGGGGGCACGGCGGTTGCCAATTACGTCTCGATCATGGAGCGTGTGAAATGA
- a CDS encoding DUF296 domain-containing protein codes for MTETGTQELPRHIVHPGPITPERFRAVGCHAYPVTLTVRSGVSANEAIADAFAELGFEGGYVRLKNVPLKRLHYVMPAAAPDDAHAAWYSETFSMPGGTIIDAGLHIGRRDSAPFLHCHGSWKSADGVVSMGHLLPFETEFAVETPLEALALDGAILDVQKDEETNFPLFTPIAQQRRQKGSGLRALLCTVRPNTDICTALEEVSAQFGLREAEVNGIGSLVGADYEDGTSLNAYASEILINKGRIGQAVPGGRKAMLDIAMVDLTRHISGGRLVRGKNPVCVTFELLLTERQGRAA; via the coding sequence ATGACGGAGACAGGCACGCAAGAGCTTCCCCGCCACATCGTCCATCCCGGACCGATAACGCCTGAACGCTTTCGCGCCGTCGGCTGCCATGCCTATCCTGTTACTCTGACGGTCCGCTCCGGCGTAAGCGCCAACGAAGCGATTGCCGATGCCTTTGCGGAGTTGGGGTTCGAAGGTGGTTACGTCAGACTGAAAAACGTACCGTTGAAACGGTTGCATTATGTCATGCCGGCAGCCGCACCGGATGACGCACATGCCGCATGGTATAGCGAAACCTTTTCCATGCCGGGTGGCACAATCATCGATGCCGGCCTGCATATCGGCCGGCGAGATAGCGCGCCGTTTCTGCATTGCCATGGTTCATGGAAGAGTGCCGACGGCGTTGTCTCAATGGGGCATCTGCTGCCTTTCGAGACCGAATTTGCTGTAGAAACACCGCTTGAAGCTCTGGCGCTGGATGGAGCGATCCTCGATGTGCAAAAGGATGAGGAAACCAACTTCCCCCTTTTTACACCCATCGCGCAGCAGCGCCGCCAGAAGGGTTCGGGTCTTCGGGCACTTTTATGCACCGTGCGGCCCAATACCGATATATGCACGGCACTCGAAGAGGTCTCTGCCCAGTTTGGCCTGCGAGAAGCCGAAGTCAATGGAATTGGCAGCCTGGTCGGTGCGGATTATGAAGACGGAACAAGCCTCAACGCCTACGCGAGCGAAATCCTCATAAACAAGGGCCGTATCGGCCAGGCCGTTCCCGGAGGCCGCAAAGCAATGCTGGATATTGCGATGGTGGATCTCACCAGACATATCAGCGGCGGGCGGCTGGTACGCGGCAAAAACCCGGTCTGCGTTACTTTCGAGCTACTTCTGACCGAAAGACAGGGGCGCGCCGCATGA
- a CDS encoding PPC domain-containing DNA-binding protein translates to MSTYNTVETGSMGRVVYARIAPNEDLVLGVEKLCLAEGFRNAFVRGALGSLVDACLGTRSGAFLQIRGPAVEIVSIAGEVRAQPDGSLRASLTGVVADTEGSVYGGPFIAGANPVCMTFEVTLEEWLPAEKPQAA, encoded by the coding sequence ATGAGCACGTATAATACTGTAGAAACCGGATCCATGGGGCGTGTCGTCTATGCTCGCATCGCACCCAATGAAGACCTCGTTCTCGGTGTCGAAAAGCTGTGCCTTGCCGAAGGTTTCAGAAATGCCTTTGTGCGCGGCGCGCTGGGCAGTCTGGTTGATGCCTGTCTCGGCACACGCAGCGGCGCGTTCTTGCAGATACGCGGTCCCGCCGTGGAAATCGTCTCCATCGCCGGCGAAGTGCGTGCCCAGCCGGACGGCTCGCTGCGCGCCTCGCTGACCGGTGTCGTCGCCGATACCGAAGGTTCGGTTTATGGCGGTCCCTTCATCGCCGGAGCTAACCCGGTTTGCATGACTTTTGAAGTGACGCTGGAAGAGTGGTTGCCTGCGGAAAAGCCGCAGGCGGCGTGA